A single Mercenaria mercenaria strain notata chromosome 9, MADL_Memer_1, whole genome shotgun sequence DNA region contains:
- the LOC128559221 gene encoding uncharacterized protein LOC128559221 — NSEEKTEKDVSYKDAAEKTGKDDSNKTAEEETDARITSISSPVSSTTPPASKCESRHLSRYITNNSSNPGWANLTTDEKIAHIVAKLRVDKTKLSATVRKKTSAKDDRLVSRIIGYIAVVLMGSVPGCFVVLDGITFLKYITKKNQISPGIVNEAEIKESVV; from the coding sequence AATTCTGAAGAGAAAACAGAAAAAGACGTATCATATAAAGATGCTGCAGAGAAAACAGGGAAAGACGACTCAAATAAAACTGCTGAAGAGGAAACTGATGCACGGATAACTTCAATTTCTTCACCTGTAAGCTCCACAACACCTCCAGCATCTAAATGTGAAAGCAGACATTTGTCTAGATATATAACAAATAACAGTAGTAATCCAGGTTGGGCAAACTTGACAACAGATGAAAAGATTGCACACATTGTCGCTAAGCTGCGAGTagacaaaacaaaactttctgcAACTGTGAGGAAGAAAACGAGTGCTAAAGATGACAGATTAGTCAGCAGAATAATTGGATATATTGCCGTCGTCTTAATGGGTTCTGTACCCGGATGTTTCGTCGTTTTAGATGGAATTACCTTCCTGAAATATATAACTAAAAAGAACCAAATTTCACCGGGAATTGTAAATGAAGCAGAGATAAAAGAATCTGTTGTGTGA
- the LOC123546010 gene encoding uncharacterized protein LOC123546010 translates to MKDFVLSLEDEDDNYIGYRSCESAEDDKVNDSPTEISKETTKKEVLVKESSGESAEDDIEEDKLTIPTEKTSKVSSKSTKNKTAKHSSSKSTKEKTDDTINDSPTKISKETTGKEVPEKESSGESAEDDIEEDKSSIPTEKSSKVSSKVSSKSTKKITAKHSSSKSTKEKTDVTINDSATKISKETTGKEVPAKESSGESAEDDIEEDKSTIPTEKSSKVSSKSTKKKTAKHSSSKSSKEKTDNTVNDSPTKISNKTTEKEVPAKESSGDSAEDDIEEDKSTIPTEKSRKVSSKSTKKKTAKHSSRKSSKEKTDDTINDSPIKSSKETTGKEVPAKESSGESAEDDIEEDKSTILTEQSSKVSSKSTKKKTAKHSSRKSAKEKTDDTVNDSSTKISNKTTEKEVPAKESSGESAEDDIEEDESTIPTEKSSKVSNKSTKKKTAKHSSSKSTKEKTGDTVNDSPTNIWNETTEKEVPAKESSGESAEDDIEEDKSTIPTEKSSKVSSKSTKMKTAKHSSSKSTKEKTDNTVNDSPTKISKETTGKEVPAKESSGESAEDDIEEDESTIPTEKSSKVSNKSTKKKTAKHSSSKSTKEKTGDTVNDSPTNIWNETTEKEVPAKESSGDSAEDDIEEDKSTIPTEKSRKVSSKSTKKKTAKHSSRKSSKEKTDDTINDSPIKSSKETTGKEVPARESSGESAEDDIEEDKSTIQTEQSSKVSSKSTKKKTAKHSSSKSAKEKTDDTVNDSSTKISNKTTGKEVPAKESSGESAEDDIEEDKLTIPTEKSSKVSSKSTKKKTAKHSSSKSTKEKTDNTVNDSPTKISNKTTEKEVPAKESSGDSAEDDIEEDKSTIPTEKSRKVSSKSTKKKTAKNSSRKSSREKTDDTINDSPIKSSKETTGKEVPAKESSGESAENDIEEDKSTILTEQSSKVSSKSTKKKTAKHSSSKSAKEKTDDTVNDSSTKISNKTTEKEVPAKESSGDSAEDDIEEDESTIPTEKSSKVSSKSTKMKTAKHSSSKSTKEKTGDTVNDSPTNSWNETTEKEVPAKESSGESAEDDIEEDKSTIPKEKSSKVSSKSTKMKTANTSSSKSTKENAANNSSSKSNKMKLSKGETKRDHAKDFSDEDSSRKNVTDRTVKNTSRKSTREETRNSTSRYNTEKRTGNDASNKNAEQDTGKNASIKNTEEKIDAWITSSSSTVPSTTPPACNWENTHLSKYITNKSNNQDWANLTTDEKVAHLVAKLRVDKTKLSATVRKKTSAKDDRLVSRIIGYIAVVLMGSVPGCFVVLDGITFLKYITKKNQISPGIVNAAAIKESVV, encoded by the exons ATGAAAG ATTTTGTTCTTAGTCTTGAAGATGAAGATGACAATTACA tagGATATAGATCATGTGAATCTGCTGAAGACGATAAAGTTAATGACTCACCAACTGAAATTTCGAAGGAAACAACAAAAAAGGAGGTACTAGTAAAAGAATCATCAGGTGAAAGTGCTGAAGATGATATAGAAGAAGACAAATTAACAATTCCAACAGAGAAGACAAGTAAAGTGTCAAGTAAAAGTACTAAAAATAAAACAGCGAAACACTCGTCAAGTAAAAGTACTAAAGAGAAAACAGACGATACAATTAATGATTCACCAACTAAAATTTCGAAGGAAACAACAGGAAAAGAGGTACCAGAAAAAGAATCATCAGGTGAAAGTGCTGAAGATGATATAGAAGAAGACAAATCATCAATTCCAACTGAGAAGTCAAGTAAAGTGTCAAGTAAAGTGTCAAGTAAAAGTACTAAAAAGATAACAGCAAAACACTCGTCAAGTAAAAGTACTAAAGAGAAAACAGACGTTACAATTAATGACTCTGCAACTAAAATTTCGAAGGAAACAACAGGAAAAGAGGTACCAGCAAAAGAATCATCAGGTGAAAGTGCTGAAGATGATATAGAAGAAGACAAATCAACAATTCCAACAGAGAAGTCAAGTAAAGTGTCAAgtaaaagtactaaaaagaaaACAGCAAAACACTCGTCAAGTAAAAGTTCTAAAGAGAAAACAGACAATACAGTTAATGACTCACCAACTAAAATTTcgaacaaaacaacagaaaaagagGTACCAGCCAAAGAATCGTCAGGTGACAGTGCTGAAGATGATATAGAAGAAGACAAATCAACAATTCCAACAGAGAAGTCAAGAAAAGTGTCAAgtaaaagtactaaaaagaaaACAGCAAAACACTCGTCAAGAAAAAGTTCTAAAGAGAAAACAGACGATACAATTAATGACTCACCAATTAAAAGTTCGAAGGAAACAACAGGAAAAGAGGTACCAGCAAAAGAATCATCAGGTGAAAGTGCTGAAGATGATATAGAAGAAGACAAATCAACAATTCTAACAGAGCAGTCAAGTAAAGTGTCAAgtaaaagtactaaaaagaaaACAGCAAAACACTCGTCAAGAAAAAGTGCTAAAGAGAAAACAGACGATACAGTTAATGACTCATCAACTAAAATTTcgaacaaaacaacagaaaaagagGTACCAGCCAAAGAATCGTCAGGCGAAAGTGCTGAAGATGATATAGAAGAAGACGAATCAACAATTCCAACAGAGAAGTCAAGTAAAGTGTCaaataaaagtactaaaaagaaaACAGCAAAACACTCGTCAAGTAAAAGTACTAAAGAGAAAACGGGCGATACAGTTAATGACTCACCAACTAACATTTGGAACGAAACAACAGAAAAAGAGGTACCAGCAAAAGAATCATCAGGTGAAAGTGCTGAAGATGATATAGAAGAAGACAAATCAACAATTCCAACAGAGAAGTCAAGTAAAGTGTCAAGTAAAAGTACTAAAATGAAAACAGCAAAACACTCGTCAAGTAAAAGTACTAAAGAGAAAACAGACAATACAGTTAATGACTCACCAACTAAAATTTCGAAGGAAACAACAGGAAAAGAGGTACCAGCCAAAGAATCGTCAGGCGAAAGTGCTGAAGATGATATAGAAGAAGACGAATCAACAATTCCAACAGAGAAGTCAAGTAAAGTGTCaaataaaagtactaaaaagaaaACAGCAAAACACTCGTCAAGTAAAAGTACTAAAGAGAAAACGGGCGATACAGTTAATGACTCACCAACTAACATTTGGAACGAAACAACAGAAAAAGAGGTACCAGCCAAAGAATCGTCAGGTGACAGTGCTGAAGATGATATAGAAGAAGACAAATCAACAATTCCAACAGAGAAGTCAAGAAAAGTGTCAAgtaaaagtactaaaaagaaaACAGCAAAACACTCGTCAAGAAAAAGTTCTAAAGAGAAAACAGACGATACAATTAATGACTCACCAATTAAAAGTTCGAAGGAAACAACAGGAAAAGAGGTACCAGCAAGAGAATCATCAGGTGAAAGTGCTGAAGATGATATAGAAGAAGACAAATCAACAATTCAAACAGAGCAGTCAAGTAAAGTGTCAAgtaaaagtactaaaaagaaaACAGCAAAACACTCGTCAAGTAAAAGTGCTAAAGAGAAAACAGACGATACAGTTAATGACTCATCAACTAAAATTTCGAACAAAACAACAGGAAAAGAGGTACCAGCAAAAGAATCATCAGGTGAAAGTGCTGAAGATGATATAGAAGAAGACAAATTAACAATTCCAACAGAGAAGTCAAGTAAAGTGTCAAgtaaaagtactaaaaagaaaACAGCAAAACACTCGTCAAGTAAAAGTACTAAAGAGAAAACAGACAATACAGTTAATGACTCACCAACTAAAATTTcgaacaaaacaacagaaaaagagGTACCAGCCAAAGAATCGTCAGGTGACAGTGCTGAAGATGATATAGAAGAAGACAAATCAACAATTCCAACAGAGAAGTCAAGAAAAGTGTCAAgtaaaagtactaaaaagaaaACAGCAAAAAACTCGTCAAGAAAAAGTTCTAGAGAGAAAACAGACGATACAATTAATGACTCACCAATTAAAAGTTCGAAGGAAACAACAGGAAAAGAGGTACCAGCCAAAGAATCATCAGgtgaaagtgctgaaaatgataTAGAAGAAGACAAATCAACAATTCTAACAGAGCAGTCAAGTAAAGTGTCAAgtaaaagtactaaaaagaaaACAGCAAAACACTCGTCAAGTAAAAGTGCTAAAGAGAAAACAGACGATACAGTTAATGACTCATCAACTAAAATTTcgaacaaaacaacagaaaaagagGTACCAGCCAAAGAATCGTCAGGCGACAGTGCTGAAGATGATATAGAAGAAGACGAATCAACAATTCCAACAGAGAAGTCAAGTAAAGTGTCAAGTAAAAGTACTAAAATGAAAACAGCAAAACACTCGTCAAGTAAAAGTACTAAAGAGAAAACGGGCGATACAGTTAATGACTCACCAACTAACAGTTGGAACGAAACAACAGAAAAAGAGGTACCAGCAAAAGAATCATCAGGTGAAAGTGCTGAAGATGATATAGAAGAAGACAAATCAACAATTCCGAAAGAGAAGTCAAGTAAAGTGTCAAGTAAAAGTACTAAAATGAAAACAGCAAATACTTCGTCAAGTAAAAGTACGAAAGAGAACGCAGCAAATAACTCGTCaagtaaaagtaataaaatgaaacTGTCTAAAGGGGAAACAAAACGTGACCATGCAAAAGATTTTTCGGACGAAGACTCATCAAGAAAAAATGTCACAGACAGGACGGTAAAAAACACATCAAGAAAGAGTACCAGAGAGGAAACAAGGAACAGCACGTCAAGATATAATACTGAAAAGAGAACAGGAAATGACGCATCGAATAAAAATGCTGAACAGGACACAGGAAAAAACGCATCAATTAAAAACACTGAAGAGAAAATTGATGCATGGATAACTTCAAGTTCTTCAACTGTCCCCTCCACAACACCTCCAGCATGTAATTGGGAAAATACACatttgtctaaatatataacaaacaaaagtaataatcaagaTTGGGCAAACTTGACAACAGATGAAAAGGTTGCACACCTTGTCGCTAAACTTCGAGTAGACAAAACAAAACTGTCTGCAACTGTGAGGAAGAAAACGAGTGCTAAAGATGACAGATTAGTCAGCAGAATAATTGGATATATTGCCGTTGTCTTAATGGGTTCTGTACCCGGATGTTTCGTCGTTTTAGATGGAATTACCTTCCTGAAATATATAACTAAAAAGAACCAAATTTCACCGGGAATTGTAAACGCAGCAGCGATAAAAGAATCTGTTGTATGA